In Allomuricauda ruestringensis DSM 13258, the following proteins share a genomic window:
- a CDS encoding TonB-dependent receptor — protein MKLTVYLFIISLFQVQASSYAQNTKITLHLENVSVEKVLREIESNTQFKFLYNDNEIEYAKKVSISVKNKRISKILEELFSKTPITYEVFKKQIILKRALAKTNESKTEKNTGTNYQQMVSGSVKDIDGNPLPGVNVLVDGTTNGTQTDFDGNYSIEADEGDVLVFSYMGMITQRVEVTNDVIDVTMEENTSKLDEVVVVGYGVQKKENLTGAVGETSSVVLENRAVQNAGQALQGTVANLSVTTNPGSPGRIGQGSTFQIRGLGDINGGAAPLVLIDGVQGDLNLLNPVDIESISVLKDAASAAIYGARATFGVILVTTKKGSRKQTTVSINSSVSNNAQTVFPKTVNSLLYAETVNAAAANSGMNPIFGPDQMDRIRQYLSDPGSIPTTVPEPGDPSRWSYGLGNANVDYFDAYYSDSMVSQKHDFAVSGGGDNTDYRISLGYLDQDGIYEIGQDNYKRYNLLANINTDLNEKLKFSFQTLYNRGFTNEPYDYSAQTGDLFHITYTRQPHWPLYDPNGYPLWTSEIQYFEGSRRKIREDELKLMGTMVFEPIKDWKTTARYSYSKLMTEVNAHQAVLQAHDTNGNPYDIQSVNSVSKTNASRDYESLELFSSYDKTIGGHYFNVLLGGQREDYTRNAISGYVPNLVTDAIPSLNTGTGIRQTSDSIDEWVNIGFFGRVNYNYKGKYLFEANARYDGTSKFPVGNQWGFFPSVSAGWNIAKENFFKVEEINSLKLRASYGELGNQQISNYLFYAQVPIRTNLGYIIDGERPNYISAPGLVSNNLTWATANTLDFGLDVTMLKNRLSLSFDWFERKTLDMVGPAEALPSILGVGVPVTNNADMVTKGFELTLGWNDVINEEFHYSLQFNLSDNFSKITKYNSTTNNIWGYYPGKEIGEIWGYTTAGIIQSDEQLNNMADQTTYIYGGNWNLGDIEYTDLNGDGVISQGENTIEDPGDLRRIGNTTPRYAFGFTTRFDWKGFDFNMFWQGIAKREVSLGDIPFYGLTGSWTQQVFETTLDYWTPENTDAYFARPYATGEIRKNQQQQTRFLQDASYMRLKNLQLGYSIPSTVLDPLGFSRLRVYVSGENLLTFSPIDENFDPERLHGYYGPGKSYPLFRTITMGVNIEF, from the coding sequence ATGAAATTGACAGTCTACCTTTTTATCATTTCCCTTTTTCAGGTTCAGGCAAGTTCTTATGCCCAGAATACCAAAATCACTTTGCATTTAGAGAATGTCAGTGTAGAAAAAGTGTTGAGAGAAATCGAGTCCAATACACAGTTCAAGTTTTTGTACAACGATAACGAAATTGAATATGCCAAGAAAGTCTCGATCAGTGTAAAAAACAAACGCATTTCCAAAATCTTGGAAGAACTGTTTTCGAAAACCCCCATAACCTATGAGGTTTTCAAAAAACAGATCATACTGAAGCGTGCATTGGCAAAGACGAATGAATCCAAAACAGAAAAAAATACGGGAACCAATTACCAGCAAATGGTGTCAGGGTCTGTCAAGGACATTGACGGAAACCCACTGCCAGGGGTCAATGTTTTGGTGGATGGAACAACCAATGGTACGCAGACTGACTTTGACGGTAATTATTCGATAGAAGCGGATGAAGGGGACGTACTTGTGTTTTCCTATATGGGGATGATCACTCAGCGTGTTGAAGTTACCAACGATGTCATTGATGTGACCATGGAGGAAAATACCAGTAAGCTGGATGAGGTTGTTGTTGTTGGATATGGTGTACAGAAGAAGGAAAACTTGACGGGCGCCGTTGGTGAGACCTCTAGCGTAGTACTTGAAAACAGGGCAGTTCAAAATGCGGGCCAAGCTTTGCAGGGAACTGTTGCCAACCTTAGTGTAACCACGAATCCCGGTTCACCGGGAAGAATCGGTCAGGGCTCCACTTTTCAAATTAGGGGACTTGGCGATATCAATGGAGGAGCGGCACCGCTGGTCCTTATAGATGGTGTGCAGGGGGATTTGAACCTTCTCAATCCTGTTGATATAGAGAGCATTTCGGTGTTGAAAGATGCAGCATCAGCTGCAATCTATGGGGCCCGAGCAACTTTTGGGGTCATTTTGGTAACCACAAAAAAAGGTTCCAGAAAGCAAACCACGGTAAGTATTAACAGTTCGGTGTCGAACAACGCACAAACTGTTTTTCCAAAAACAGTAAATTCCCTGCTTTATGCAGAAACAGTGAATGCAGCTGCGGCCAACTCGGGAATGAACCCGATTTTTGGTCCAGACCAGATGGATAGAATACGACAATACCTTTCCGATCCAGGGAGTATTCCGACCACGGTTCCCGAGCCCGGAGATCCTTCGCGTTGGAGTTATGGACTGGGTAACGCAAATGTGGATTATTTTGATGCGTACTACAGTGATTCCATGGTAAGCCAGAAACACGACTTTGCGGTAAGTGGAGGAGGAGACAATACAGATTATCGTATCTCTTTGGGCTACCTGGACCAAGATGGGATTTATGAGATAGGACAGGATAACTACAAACGGTACAATCTTTTGGCCAATATTAATACGGATTTGAACGAGAAACTCAAGTTTAGCTTTCAAACCCTGTACAATAGAGGTTTTACCAACGAACCTTATGATTATTCGGCACAGACAGGTGACCTTTTTCATATTACCTATACGAGACAGCCACACTGGCCACTGTACGATCCTAATGGATATCCTTTGTGGACCTCGGAAATCCAATATTTTGAAGGATCAAGACGTAAGATTAGGGAGGATGAATTAAAATTGATGGGAACCATGGTATTTGAGCCCATAAAAGATTGGAAAACCACTGCACGGTACTCGTACTCCAAATTAATGACAGAAGTCAACGCCCATCAGGCTGTTTTACAGGCGCATGATACGAATGGGAATCCATACGATATTCAGTCCGTCAATTCTGTGAGCAAAACAAATGCATCGAGGGATTATGAAAGTTTAGAGTTGTTCTCTTCTTATGATAAAACCATTGGCGGACACTATTTTAACGTGCTACTCGGAGGCCAGAGAGAAGATTATACCCGCAATGCAATATCGGGTTATGTTCCCAATTTGGTGACCGACGCCATACCGTCCTTGAATACGGGAACAGGTATTAGGCAAACATCCGATTCAATTGATGAGTGGGTCAATATTGGTTTTTTCGGCCGGGTAAACTACAATTACAAAGGCAAATATTTGTTTGAGGCGAATGCTAGGTATGATGGAACGTCAAAATTTCCTGTGGGAAATCAATGGGGATTTTTTCCATCGGTATCCGCAGGTTGGAACATTGCCAAGGAAAACTTTTTCAAGGTTGAGGAAATCAACTCCCTTAAGCTAAGGGCCTCCTATGGAGAACTCGGGAATCAGCAAATTTCAAATTACCTCTTTTATGCACAAGTCCCCATTCGTACCAATCTGGGGTATATAATTGATGGTGAGCGGCCCAATTATATTTCTGCGCCAGGGTTGGTCAGTAATAATTTAACCTGGGCAACAGCTAACACCTTGGATTTTGGTTTGGATGTAACGATGTTGAAGAATCGTTTGAGTCTGAGTTTTGATTGGTTTGAAAGAAAGACTTTGGATATGGTTGGTCCAGCAGAAGCTTTGCCCTCCATTTTAGGAGTGGGTGTCCCGGTAACCAACAATGCAGATATGGTGACCAAAGGATTTGAATTGACCTTGGGTTGGAACGATGTCATTAACGAAGAGTTCCATTACTCACTACAATTCAATTTATCGGATAACTTTTCCAAGATTACCAAATACAACAGTACAACCAACAATATTTGGGGCTATTACCCAGGCAAGGAAATTGGTGAAATATGGGGGTACACCACCGCGGGAATTATCCAAAGTGATGAACAATTGAACAATATGGCTGACCAGACGACTTACATCTATGGCGGAAACTGGAACCTCGGAGATATTGAATATACCGATTTGAACGGAGATGGTGTAATCTCCCAAGGGGAAAATACCATCGAAGACCCAGGAGACTTAAGAAGGATAGGAAATACAACACCGCGTTATGCCTTTGGATTCACTACCAGATTCGATTGGAAAGGATTCGATTTCAATATGTTTTGGCAGGGGATTGCCAAAAGAGAAGTTTCGTTGGGCGACATTCCGTTTTATGGTCTTACGGGAAGTTGGACACAACAAGTGTTCGAAACAACACTGGACTATTGGACACCCGAAAATACGGATGCCTATTTTGCGAGACCGTATGCAACGGGCGAAATCAGGAAAAATCAACAACAGCAAACAAGGTTTTTGCAAGATGCTTCCTATATGCGGTTGAAAAACCTTCAGTTGGGCTACTCCATACCGAGTACTGTTTTGGATCCCTTAGGCTTTAGTAGGCTTAGAGTTTATGTTAGTGGAGAAAACCTACTGACCTTTTCGCCCATTGATGAGAACTTTGACCCGGAAAGACTTCACGGATATTATGGTCCGGGTAAATCATACCCATTGTTTAGAACAATTACCATGGGTGTAAACATTGAATTTTAA
- a CDS encoding tetratricopeptide repeat-containing sensor histidine kinase: MATFETKVNHLRELLDDGRLNNDGIANIFLQYRDSSLVQEQWNEALLFTNALGGYYIYESINHTKAFGILENYQPYVQHSSDEKQISLFYITYAEAATFMQYYKRSLDILDEGIQFMEKQKDSSLYEFGYAYLKAGENSDKVNKISQSVGYFEKAKKIFAHQKDTLMYLWAQNGLAQLYGKNGLYDRAEKARQEVFERGTAIKEYQVVTMARLAACNEANRKNDMAEELHQIRLALKERSHKSDIQGIVNILTLSYAVSTYARNGIRDTSDLYKRELVSKIGPHINNPFLETYYHLAMSWNALANNQLTQAERYAQKAHEGVKGTLEAQNIMRSELLLSNIYEKMNNLPQSLRHFKNYVRMKDSVNNVTARRRFAFIQAELEAEKKDMEIARQKQDIKILDAQNKEKTYWMIFGGVMLVGGSGFLWLYRNRRFAKKEQELTEKYSQDLLWQQEREKEYIARELHDGVGQQLTLMSKKARDTRQKELLKLSQDTLEEVRMVAKGLLPPALANLGITGAIQQLIYTFDEKYNIIFTLEMDAIDDCFEKQQNVNFYRFVQEAMTNLVKHSQATEVLIEIIKKTDCVKLLITDNGIGFDYNEEHKGQGLGLKTMEKRIQMMCGNVQIRTTKNRGTSINAHIPITNA; this comes from the coding sequence ATGGCAACATTTGAAACAAAAGTGAATCATTTACGGGAATTACTTGATGATGGACGGTTGAACAACGATGGGATTGCCAATATTTTTCTTCAGTATCGAGATTCATCATTGGTACAAGAACAATGGAATGAAGCCTTGTTGTTCACAAATGCATTAGGGGGCTATTATATTTACGAATCCATTAACCATACCAAGGCATTCGGGATATTGGAGAACTATCAGCCTTATGTCCAACATAGCAGTGATGAAAAGCAAATATCATTGTTTTACATTACTTATGCCGAGGCGGCAACATTTATGCAATATTATAAAAGATCCTTGGACATATTGGATGAGGGAATCCAGTTCATGGAAAAGCAAAAGGATTCCTCCTTATATGAATTCGGTTACGCTTATTTAAAAGCTGGTGAAAATAGTGACAAGGTGAACAAGATTTCCCAGAGTGTGGGCTATTTTGAAAAGGCCAAGAAAATATTTGCCCATCAAAAGGATACATTGATGTATTTGTGGGCGCAGAATGGTTTGGCACAGCTCTACGGTAAAAATGGATTATATGATAGGGCAGAGAAAGCCCGTCAAGAGGTATTTGAAAGAGGAACGGCCATAAAAGAGTATCAAGTGGTTACCATGGCACGTTTGGCTGCCTGTAATGAGGCCAACCGTAAAAATGACATGGCCGAAGAGCTTCATCAAATACGATTGGCACTTAAAGAGCGGAGCCATAAATCAGATATACAGGGCATAGTGAATATATTGACCCTTTCCTATGCCGTTTCCACTTATGCCAGGAACGGGATACGGGATACTTCGGACTTATATAAACGGGAGCTTGTTTCCAAGATAGGTCCTCATATTAACAATCCTTTTTTAGAAACATACTATCATTTGGCCATGAGTTGGAATGCATTGGCCAACAACCAACTTACTCAAGCAGAAAGGTACGCCCAAAAAGCCCATGAAGGTGTAAAGGGAACTTTGGAAGCCCAAAATATTATGCGCTCTGAGTTGTTGTTGTCCAATATCTATGAGAAAATGAACAATTTGCCACAATCCCTGCGGCACTTTAAAAATTATGTAAGGATGAAAGACTCTGTCAACAATGTAACCGCTAGGAGGAGATTCGCTTTTATTCAAGCCGAACTTGAAGCGGAAAAGAAGGATATGGAGATTGCACGTCAAAAGCAGGATATTAAAATTCTCGATGCACAAAATAAGGAAAAGACCTATTGGATGATCTTTGGTGGTGTGATGCTTGTTGGGGGATCTGGTTTTTTATGGTTGTACAGAAATCGGCGGTTTGCCAAAAAGGAGCAAGAACTTACCGAAAAATATTCACAAGATTTGTTATGGCAACAGGAAAGGGAGAAGGAATATATCGCAAGAGAATTGCACGACGGCGTTGGGCAACAACTGACCTTGATGTCAAAAAAAGCAAGGGATACCAGACAAAAAGAACTGTTGAAACTGTCCCAAGATACCTTGGAAGAAGTCAGAATGGTAGCAAAAGGGCTTCTTCCCCCTGCATTGGCAAACTTGGGAATAACCGGAGCCATACAGCAGCTAATCTATACTTTTGATGAGAAGTACAATATTATTTTTACCTTGGAAATGGATGCGATAGACGATTGCTTTGAAAAACAGCAAAATGTTAATTTTTACAGATTTGTACAAGAGGCCATGACCAATTTGGTAAAACATTCACAAGCGACCGAAGTATTGATTGAGATTATTAAGAAGACAGATTGTGTCAAATTACTGATTACGGACAATGGAATAGGTTTTGACTATAATGAAGAACATAAGGGTCAAGGCCTAGGTCTCAAAACCATGGAAAAAAGAATCCAGATGATGTGTGGTAATGTTCAAATCCGGACCACAAAGAATAGAGGAACATCTATTAATGCCCATATCCCCATTACAAATGCATAA
- a CDS encoding RagB/SusD family nutrient uptake outer membrane protein: MKKYTLVTMMAVLLVAMLSCEDELTTIPKDTITDQGITFSANEMEMYANQFYTSLPGTMAAWAWESDAASDNNVPASFTSYPLAFGTQTIPASGGGWNWGNIRNVNFFLDNISVSEAPQSAQDKYMGEILFFKAFFYFDLMKRFGDLPWLSTTLDVDSPELFEGRLSRSVVADSILSVLNRSIEKLPTKTQTQEGRIHRDVALLFKARVALYEGTWEKYHAGTPFEGDGRDVNRFFVQARDAAEEVMEGGYTLYNDFSHPEIPNGFSYWRLFSTPSSEISGISEVLLAREYSADLDLIYWGQQIRTSGGPNGQGISKSLVDAYLCDDGLPISVSPEYMGDETLEDVTTNRDPRLKMTVSTPGMPIKISNGVVDRYELPFLTLNPWPNTTGYQIYKWLSPFIATEDASGNNTSNAVPLFRYAEALLIAAEAHEELGTCTQAVLDRTINLLRDRAGVPHLNAVVGFTDPNWNFPELSPLMNEIRRERRVELAFEGFRTDDLYRWAATDLIRAPRLGSKLEQWRDRPFEPAYDVDEVSPRVENVDGYISPLLQTFGEGEVGFDPSKNYLAPLPVDQLTLNPNLKQNPGY, from the coding sequence ATGAAAAAATATACACTAGTCACAATGATGGCCGTACTACTTGTTGCGATGCTATCATGCGAAGATGAATTGACCACTATTCCAAAGGACACTATTACCGATCAAGGTATTACATTCTCGGCCAATGAGATGGAAATGTACGCCAACCAGTTTTACACATCTTTGCCGGGAACCATGGCAGCATGGGCGTGGGAATCCGATGCTGCATCTGATAATAATGTTCCAGCTTCATTTACATCATATCCATTGGCATTTGGAACCCAGACTATTCCCGCTTCAGGTGGAGGTTGGAATTGGGGGAACATCCGCAATGTCAATTTTTTCTTGGACAATATTTCTGTCTCCGAAGCGCCGCAATCCGCTCAAGACAAGTATATGGGGGAAATACTATTTTTTAAGGCCTTCTTTTATTTTGATTTAATGAAAAGGTTTGGCGATTTGCCTTGGTTGTCAACTACATTGGATGTGGACTCTCCAGAACTGTTCGAAGGACGTTTGTCCAGATCGGTGGTTGCCGATTCCATACTTTCCGTATTAAATCGTTCCATTGAAAAGCTGCCTACAAAAACACAAACCCAAGAAGGACGTATCCACAGGGATGTTGCTCTTCTTTTTAAAGCCAGGGTGGCTCTTTACGAAGGTACTTGGGAGAAGTACCATGCAGGAACTCCCTTTGAAGGTGATGGTAGGGATGTGAACAGGTTTTTTGTCCAAGCAAGGGATGCCGCTGAAGAAGTCATGGAAGGTGGATATACGCTTTACAATGATTTTTCACATCCCGAAATCCCCAATGGCTTCAGTTACTGGAGATTGTTTTCAACACCAAGCTCAGAAATTTCAGGAATATCAGAAGTGCTGTTGGCAAGAGAGTACAGTGCCGATTTGGATTTGATCTATTGGGGTCAGCAAATTAGAACCTCCGGAGGGCCCAATGGACAAGGAATTTCAAAATCTTTGGTGGATGCTTACCTGTGCGATGATGGATTACCAATTAGTGTAAGCCCAGAGTATATGGGAGATGAAACATTGGAAGATGTGACGACCAATAGAGACCCTCGCTTGAAAATGACCGTATCGACCCCAGGGATGCCTATCAAGATATCCAATGGGGTAGTGGACAGGTATGAACTGCCCTTTCTAACCTTGAATCCATGGCCCAATACCACGGGGTATCAAATTTACAAGTGGCTCAGTCCATTTATAGCGACTGAAGATGCTTCTGGGAACAATACCTCCAATGCCGTTCCTTTGTTCAGATATGCAGAGGCATTGTTGATAGCTGCCGAGGCACATGAAGAACTGGGAACTTGTACCCAGGCAGTGTTGGATCGGACCATCAATTTATTAAGGGACAGAGCAGGTGTTCCCCATCTTAATGCAGTAGTTGGTTTTACCGATCCCAATTGGAATTTTCCCGAACTATCACCTTTGATGAATGAAATCAGAAGGGAAAGAAGAGTGGAACTGGCCTTCGAAGGATTTAGAACAGATGATCTGTATCGTTGGGCGGCCACGGATTTGATTCGAGCGCCCAGACTTGGATCTAAATTGGAGCAATGGAGGGACCGACCCTTCGAGCCCGCCTATGATGTGGATGAAGTATCCCCTAGGGTAGAAAATGTTGATGGCTATATATCTCCTCTGCTACAAACCTTTGGCGAAGGGGAAGTAGGATTTGACCCTTCAAAAAACTACTTGGCACCTTTACCTGTAGACCAGCTCACATTAAACCCAAACCTAAAACAAAACCCAGGATACTAA
- a CDS encoding RNA polymerase sigma-70 factor — translation MYSINNPLKLKANKTYRLTTKEYKVLFDTHHVSLCLFCNRYLNDIEMARDVVQEIFIKVWNQKTVFKSQNTVKSYLYTAVKNRALDVLKSKRYKSKCDLSVEAIQSMETDSFFSTELVLQETARLVDHAVDTLPLRCKKIIKLSLLGYKNGEIANELEITLNTVKAQKKIAYRKLRFQLREHIALVAHIFLP, via the coding sequence GTGTACAGTATAAATAACCCCTTAAAACTGAAAGCCAATAAAACATACCGCCTAACTACCAAAGAATACAAGGTTCTTTTTGATACCCACCACGTTTCACTTTGTTTGTTTTGCAATCGTTATTTGAACGATATCGAGATGGCAAGGGATGTCGTACAGGAGATTTTCATAAAAGTTTGGAACCAAAAAACGGTTTTTAAAAGCCAGAATACTGTTAAATCCTATTTGTATACAGCAGTAAAGAATAGAGCGTTGGATGTGCTGAAAAGCAAAAGGTATAAATCGAAATGCGACTTATCTGTCGAGGCCATTCAAAGTATGGAAACCGATTCTTTTTTTTCAACTGAGCTCGTATTGCAAGAAACGGCACGATTGGTGGACCATGCTGTGGATACCTTGCCATTGAGATGTAAGAAAATCATAAAACTAAGTTTATTGGGCTATAAAAATGGTGAAATCGCCAATGAATTGGAGATAACCTTGAACACTGTAAAGGCCCAGAAAAAAATAGCCTATCGTAAGCTCCGTTTCCAACTTCGGGAACACATTGCCTTAGTGGCCCACATCTTTTTGCCATAA
- a CDS encoding response regulator transcription factor, giving the protein MHNAHTILVADDHPLLLKGLVDELESKGYNVIAQSTNGLEALEQLLDLRPDIAILDIQMPMLSGIEVITKATDAGCTTRFILLTSHKEEGLVYRAKQLGISGYLLKEEPFLEMERCILKVSAGETYFSKTFEQMVETTINPQLKKLKLLSSSERTILRMVAQSKTSKEIAEELLISLRTVQKHRSNIIQKLELGGGDQWASWISKYKDLILSL; this is encoded by the coding sequence ATGCATAATGCACATACCATATTGGTGGCCGATGACCATCCTTTGTTGTTGAAAGGATTGGTTGATGAGCTTGAATCCAAAGGATATAATGTGATTGCTCAGTCAACCAATGGCTTAGAGGCCTTGGAACAACTATTGGACCTAAGACCCGATATTGCTATTTTGGATATTCAAATGCCCATGCTTTCTGGAATAGAAGTGATAACAAAGGCAACGGATGCAGGCTGTACTACCCGTTTTATCCTACTTACTTCCCATAAGGAGGAAGGGCTTGTTTATAGGGCCAAACAACTGGGAATCAGTGGTTATTTGCTTAAAGAAGAACCTTTTTTGGAAATGGAAAGGTGTATCCTAAAGGTGAGCGCAGGGGAAACGTACTTTAGCAAGACCTTTGAACAAATGGTGGAAACAACCATTAATCCACAGCTAAAAAAACTAAAACTACTGTCTTCTTCAGAACGCACTATTCTTCGAATGGTGGCGCAGTCAAAGACGTCCAAGGAAATTGCCGAGGAATTGTTGATATCTTTGCGGACCGTTCAGAAGCATAGAAGCAATATCATCCAAAAATTGGAATTGGGTGGCGGAGACCAATGGGCTTCCTGGATTTCCAAGTATAAGGATTTAATATTGTCACTATAA
- a CDS encoding FecR family protein, whose translation MLRDFGKLIELAKKLARTILLRERIDEVDTSEELNQDERDYIMQKLAEPSHWLERSRLKKEVDETHAREWERLRANTVADSKLRYLKIMVKVAAIFIGIAVCTYFFSSGNFTEEGTGALPEQESITLELENGAVEKLSKSDNRLFKNSKGNVVGMQKFDQLDYTQAEERSSSSDSDKKPMGYHKLTVPYGKTFQLVLSDGTRVHLNAGTSLKYPVRFIKDKNREVFMEGEAFFDVQKNKEQPFIVNSGSLGVQVLGTQFVISSYPEDAFINTVLLEGSVGLYKNKGSQKKDKERYTMLEPGFMGAWNKEEENIAVTEVDTDIYTAWTKGRMVFSHMKFEDIIKKLARCYNVSITNNNVELGEETFTATFDIKIESMEDILESFKRNYGFDYDIENDKINIY comes from the coding sequence ATGTTAAGGGATTTCGGCAAACTAATCGAACTGGCTAAAAAACTGGCTAGAACAATCCTACTTCGAGAAAGGATTGATGAGGTGGATACCTCAGAGGAGCTGAATCAAGACGAGCGGGATTATATCATGCAAAAATTGGCAGAACCCAGTCATTGGCTTGAGAGAAGTCGTTTGAAAAAGGAGGTGGATGAAACGCACGCAAGGGAATGGGAAAGGTTAAGAGCAAATACAGTTGCGGATTCAAAGCTTAGATATTTAAAAATAATGGTCAAAGTTGCCGCTATTTTTATCGGTATTGCTGTCTGTACCTACTTTTTTTCAAGTGGAAATTTTACGGAGGAGGGGACTGGTGCATTGCCCGAACAAGAATCGATTACTCTGGAACTTGAAAATGGTGCTGTTGAAAAACTGTCAAAATCCGATAATCGACTGTTTAAGAACAGCAAAGGAAACGTCGTGGGGATGCAAAAATTCGATCAACTTGATTATACCCAAGCAGAAGAAAGATCCAGCAGTTCCGATAGTGATAAGAAGCCAATGGGGTATCATAAACTAACTGTGCCTTATGGTAAAACGTTTCAACTTGTCTTGTCCGATGGAACCCGGGTGCATTTAAATGCAGGGACTTCCTTGAAATACCCTGTGCGGTTTATCAAAGACAAGAACAGGGAGGTTTTTATGGAGGGTGAGGCTTTTTTTGATGTCCAAAAAAATAAGGAACAACCATTTATAGTGAATTCGGGCAGCCTAGGCGTCCAAGTACTGGGGACCCAATTTGTGATTTCTTCCTACCCTGAGGATGCATTTATAAATACGGTTTTGCTTGAGGGCTCCGTTGGGCTATATAAAAACAAAGGTTCTCAGAAAAAAGACAAGGAAAGGTATACCATGTTGGAGCCCGGGTTCATGGGGGCATGGAACAAAGAGGAGGAAAATATCGCTGTCACAGAAGTGGATACGGATATCTATACCGCATGGACTAAGGGAAGGATGGTGTTCAGTCACATGAAATTTGAGGACATCATCAAGAAATTGGCGCGATGCTACAATGTGTCAATCACAAACAACAACGTAGAGCTTGGAGAAGAAACCTTCACGGCGACCTTTGATATCAAAATTGAATCAATGGAAGATATACTGGAGTCGTTCAAAAGAAATTACGGCTTTGACTATGATATTGAAAACGACAAAATCAATATTTATTAA
- a CDS encoding type IX secretion system membrane protein PorP/SprF — protein MKKFILLMVVVVVCHHHAIAQQAPQFTQYLYNPVSINPAFAGSTKGFSAILMHRSQWSGFEGAPSTQMFSAHTPLRNEKVGLGLSLVSDALGEEKFDYLYGDFSYTLQVGRTTRLAFGIKAGFTHYSLSPELLNRPDVQSDPYFNYYSDSWSPNVGVGSFLYGKRWYVAVSVPQMFNVDYIVDTDTSFRVSDRPNLYVTAGYDFPLANSITLKPRSMVILTDAAPVSIDAGANVSFHDRFMIGANYRFNSYDAVGGLGSFMIGKKLMLGYAYEVPVSGIRPYTGGTHEFFLRYDFISNIN, from the coding sequence ATGAAGAAGTTTATATTATTGATGGTCGTTGTGGTTGTGTGCCATCACCATGCCATAGCCCAACAGGCACCACAGTTCACACAATACTTGTACAACCCCGTTAGTATCAACCCTGCATTTGCAGGAAGTACAAAAGGCTTTTCGGCCATTTTGATGCACCGTTCACAATGGAGTGGTTTCGAGGGAGCACCATCCACACAAATGTTTTCGGCACATACCCCTTTGCGCAATGAAAAGGTAGGGCTGGGGCTTTCGCTTGTGAGCGATGCTTTGGGCGAAGAAAAGTTTGATTACCTCTATGGCGATTTCTCTTATACGCTGCAAGTAGGTAGGACTACTCGCCTAGCTTTTGGAATCAAGGCAGGCTTTACCCATTATTCCTTGAGTCCGGAACTATTGAACAGACCTGATGTGCAATCGGATCCCTATTTTAATTATTATTCGGACAGTTGGTCGCCAAACGTGGGGGTGGGAAGTTTTTTATATGGAAAACGCTGGTATGTGGCAGTATCCGTACCTCAAATGTTCAATGTGGATTATATAGTGGACACCGACACATCCTTCAGGGTTTCGGACAGACCCAATTTATATGTTACGGCAGGATACGATTTTCCACTTGCCAATTCCATCACATTGAAGCCAAGGTCCATGGTGATTTTGACGGATGCTGCACCGGTTTCCATCGATGCCGGGGCCAATGTCAGTTTTCATGACCGATTTATGATAGGGGCCAACTATCGTTTTAATAGTTATGATGCCGTTGGTGGCTTGGGAAGCTTTATGATAGGGAAAAAGTTGATGTTGGGGTATGCTTACGAAGTCCCGGTATCGGGAATCCGCCCTTATACTGGTGGTACGCATGAATTTTTTTTGAGATATGATTTTATTTCAAATATAAATTAA